Part of the Candidatus Binatia bacterium genome, CGCGAGCAAGCGGCGAAGAATCCGCCGCTGCGCTATCGGGGACAAAAATATTGGGCCAAGCCGCTGCCGGGATTCGGCGATCCCGCGGCGCGTCTTTTCATCGTCGGCCTGGCGCCGGCGGCGCACGGCGGCAATCGCACGGGTAGAATCTTTACCGGCGACCGCAGCGGCGACTGGCT contains:
- a CDS encoding uracil-DNA glycosylase family protein; the protein is MNPVQQLNETITRCKRCPRLVRWREQAAKNPPLRYRGQKYWAKPLPGFGDPAARLFIVGLAPAAHGGNRTGRIFTGDRSGDWL